In Fischerella sp. PCC 9605, the genomic window CAGCCTTTACCGCTTTCAGAACTAGAGCAAATGATGGTTCTGACCGCAGCAGCGGGTAATACTGGATGGCACTACATGATTACACGCCATGCTAGATACGCCCCGCACCTGTCGAACTACTCTGCTGCGGCTGGAGGGCGTACCTTTCCTTCAGCCGCAGGTTTCCATACCAGTGAAATATTTTTTACCAATGACGATGGCGTCTATTTCTTTGCGACCCGCGATGCACGCGCTTTGGTAGAGCGACAAGCAGACGAAGACATCAATCTAGATGCTCTCTTGGAAGCCCATCGCCAACGAATTCGCAAGCTGACTGACACTCGCTTGCACATTCCACCTGCTGAACCCTACATGGAAGGACACAACACTTGGTGTGTTAATCGTCCAGGAAGTCTGCTGATTATTCCCGTAGGCGACATTGCTCAGCATATGATTGCTAACCTCTGCTTCTTGGTGCAGAACGGCTATTGCATTTATGACGATGTGAATCGAGAGCAGATTCCAGGACTGGAAAAATTTAAACACTTGGTGAATTTAGACGAACCCTTCCCCATGACCTTCATCGATCAGTATTCCTTGACGGAATGCACTGCTGAGCTTTCGACTTGTTGCTATGCAGGTATGCTGATGCTGCAAGCAATGGGGCTGGGTGGTTGGATGTTCGATGGTATGGATCGCCACGTTGTATTGGGTGCAAGTGGCGATCCAGATGTACCGGGTTTAGGTTTCCGCTACGACACCGACGAACGTTGGGCACTCCCCAACCCGACTGGTTTACCTGGAGTATTCGAGGCTTTTTGCCCGCCCCACTATCCCGACATGCGTGCAGCTGTGGAAGCCTTTGCCAAGCGGAAGTTCGGGCCAGGTGGACCATTCCACCCCGACACCCCCGGGCCTTGGAAAGAAACTGCTAAGGTACGCACAAGTGCAGAGGTTCATAGTGAAGAGTTTAAGGAGTGTGTTGCTCTGATGGCACAGTACATATACGACCGTTTCGGTAAATTCCCGGGCACAGTGCCCAGTGTGTTTATTCTGACTTATCTCCAGGCTCATCACTTAGATTTAGAGTTCTACGACCATCACTTCCAACCAGGAGCTTATCTAAAGACTCACGCTCAACACATGGCGAATTGGCATTCAACTGACGAGATGTAGAGTAGCTAAGGAGGAAAATTATGGTTAACCAGCATGTTACGACCATTACAGGTGAAGAAAGCGTTCTTGAGCAAGCAGCAGTGGAAGCATTTAAGGCCAGCCTGCGCGGTGAATTGCTCAGTTCCGGTGATGCAGGCTATGACAACGCCCGCAAAGTCTACAATGGGATGATTGACCGACACCCCCGCCTGATTGCCCGTTGTACCGACGTGGCGGATGTCATCAATGCTGTGAATTTTGCCCGTGAAAACAACCTACTCCTTGCAGTTCGAGGCGGCGGTCATAATGGTGCAGGTCTGGGGATTTGCGATGACGGCTTGGTCATCGACCTCTCCCGCATGAAGGGCATTCGCGTTGACCCTGTAGCGCGTACAGTGCGAGTCGAAGGCGGCTGCACCTTGGGGGATGTGGATCATGCAACCCATGCATTTGGTCTGGCTATACCTAGTGGAATTAACTCTACTACCGGTGTTGCTGGACTGACCTTGGGTGGCGGACACGGCTATCTGACTCGCAAGTATGGCTTAACTATTGACAATTTGCTTGAAGCAGATGTAGTGCTGGCAGACGGTCGTTTCGTTACTGCCAATGCAAACGAGAACGAGGATCTGATTTGGGCGATTCGTGGCGGTGGCGGTAACTTCGGCATCGTCACTTCTTTTCTGTTCAAGGCACACCCCGTTAGCACAGTTTATGCCGGGCCGACGCTGTGGCATTTGGATCGAGCAACCGAAGTAATGCGGTGGTATAGGGAGTTCAGCATTAATGTGCAGGAAGACATGTATGGTTTCTTTGCCTTCCTGAAAGTGCCACCCGGACCGCCATTCCCGGAGCACCTGCATACTAAAACAATGTGCGGTGTTATTTGGTGCTACACCGGAGCATTGGAGAAAGTAGAGGAAGCGTTCCGACCGATCCGCGATTTTGCTACTCCAGCTTTTGAACACATTGGCCCAATGCCCTATCCTGCTTTGCAGAGTATGTTCGATTCCCTATACCCGGCAGGGTTGCAGTGGTACTGGAAGGGCGATTTTGTGAAGCAGTTGAGTGACGAGGCGATCGCACTACACGTAAAATATGGTTCGCAACTGCCAAGCTTGCTGTCAACCATGCATCTGTATCCGATTGACGGCGCAGCCAACCGAGTTGGCAATAAAGATACGGCTTTCAGCTTCCGTGAGGCGAAGTGGTCAATGGTCATGGCTGGCATCGATCCAGATCCGGCAAACGCTGAAAAGATTACGACCTGGGCAAAGGAATATTGGAACGCATTGCATCCCTATACCTGTGGCGGTGCGTACGTGAATTTCATGATGGAGGAGGGTCAAGAGCGCGTCCAGGCCACCTATCGCGACAATTACGAGCGTCTGGTTGCGATCAAGAATAAATACGATCCAACCAACCTGTTCCGCGTCAATCAAAACATCAAGCCAGTCACACCTTAGACCCCTTGCAAAAGTAATTTTTGCACTTTTGGAACAGATACGTATATCGCGCAAAATAGCAAAATATTATATACAAGTTTGCTGCGTATCTTCCTGTATCGCTTGAAAGATACAAAGGGCTGATTAGTTCTGCTGAGTATCAAGTCAATATCTTCACGAATTTGACTGAGGAACAGAGGAGGTGATGATTATGCCCTATGCCAATAACCAAGGAATCCGTATTCACTACCAAGTGCAAGGAGACGGCCCACCACTAGTCCTCCATCACGGGATAACTCAAAGCTGGGAGGATTGGCAAGAAAAGAGCTACACTAAAGCCCTCAGCCGCGACTATCAACTCATCTTGCTTGATGCACGTGGACACGGCGCCAGCGATAAGCCTCACGACCCCGCAGCTTATGCCTTGCCCTTAAGAGTTACAGATGTAACTGCGGTTTTAGACGATCTGAATATTCGTCAAGCCCACTTTTTTGGTTACTCAATGGGCGGATGGATAGGGTTTGGTATGGCTAAATATGCTCCAGAACGCTTGCACAGCCTAATTATCGGTGGTGCTCATCCCTATGAAGAAAGTATGCAGCCTTTCCGAGAGCCAATGAGCAAGGGGATGGAGGGTTTAGTCAGTTTTGCTGAGGCTATGTTCGGACAGTGGCTGACCCCTGCGGGTAAGACGCGGTTGATATCTAACGATTTACAGGCTTTGATAGCGCTTGCCCAGGATAGACCCTCCATTGAAGATGTTTTGCCAACCATGACAATGCCGTGTTTGCTGTTTTCCGGTGATGCAGACTTCAGGTATGCCGAGATTCAGGAGTGTGCCAAACATATGCCTAACGTGACATTCGTTTCCTTACCTGAATGCGATCATTTTGCGGCGATGGCGAAAAGCGATTTGGTGCTTCCCCACATCACGAAATTTTTACAAGCGGTGAGTCAGAGTTAGAGCTTTGTTTTCTTATTGACATCCTCTCCCGCTACACCCTATCGTTATCTAAACAACAAATCGGACACCCCTCTCCCAACTTGGGAGAGGCAGATCCGATTGCTAATCAAACGGATTGGTCTGACATGGAGAAAGTTTTTGCTCTTATTACTTGGGTTTTTGCCGGATAAAGAAAACCAAATTCCTAATTTTGGATAAAGTCGAGCTTAATATTGACTAATTACTATCCAAGTAACACGGGAGGTTGAGAACCCCTACCTTTTAAGGAGGGATTATATCTTATTAAATTTTAAATAACAACAACAACAACAGCGTAGCTGATATTAAGTTTTATCACTACGTTGTTTTTATGTACAAGAACAATAGTAATCTAAGTCTATAACGTAAATAGCGATATTAANNNNNNNNNNNNNNNNNNNNNNNNNNNNNNNNNNNNNNNNNNNNNNNNNNNNNNNNNNNNNNNNNNNNNNNNNNNNNNNNNNNNNNNNNNNNNNNNNNNNATTCAAATTAAATCGGAGTTAGACTTATTCAGTGAATGGTATCCAAAAGCCAAGCAAAAGAGATTAATTCAAGCTAGTCAAACTACTAAAGACGGCATCATGATCTACACTAACGATGAAAAGTGGATACCTTTTTCGGAGATGTTAGCTCAGTATCCACTTGAAACGTTGTAGAAAATGACAACAGCGTATAATCACTTGCTTATCTACGTTGTAGACTTTAAAAACGACATAATCGGGGATGAAAACCGACTCGCAGGACTTTAGTCCGCAGTGTTTCTTAACCATTGTTCTACATATTCACTGGCACTTAATCCCTTTTTATTAGCCAATTCTTTTAATTTATTCCACGAATAGTCAGTAAGGGAAATTTCATGACCTTTTTTTAACTCTGTGTAAAAAACAGGGTTATTTTTTATTCTTTTTATTCCTTTTCCTGTTGACATAATTAGAAGCGCCGGCTAATCTAAGCATAGATTAACAAAGAAATAGAAGGTGAGTCAACTGTACAGAACAATTCCAATTAGAGCTAGATTTACAGAAGAAGAAAAAGCGTTTTGGGTTGACCAATGCGAACACGCAAACAGTTTAATTAATTGCGCGATTTACCATACTCGCCAAACTCATTACACCAAGCTGCAAGAATCTGGAAATGCATTCACAACTTATTGGCGCGGTGATGATTTACGTTACGGTTGGAAAACAAGAAGGTGCAGTACGACTTATCCAGAACTGGACAAAGTTCTAAAAAACAGTCCATATTACAAGGCAATGGCTGCACAGTCAGCACAGCAAACTCTTAAAACGGTGGGGGAGTCAATTACTAGCTACAACGGGTTGGTTAAAGCTTATTACAACGGTGAGGTTGACAGACCATCATTGCCTAAATACAGAAAGCGTGGCGGACTTGCTGCGGTTACATTTCCAAGGCAAGCTCTGACTTTAAAAGATGGTTACTTTCATCCATCAATCAGCAAGGACACAAAGCCAGAATTAATTACTCAAATAAAATTCCTTTACCAGATTTCATCAACTCCGATTGGGTGAAAGAAGTCACCGTTCGTCCTTGCTACGGTGAGTTTTGGATTGTAGTGGTGATAGATGATGGTAAGCAACCAATTAGCGTTAACCCTAACCTTGATTACACGCAAGCATGGGGCTTTGACCACGGAGGAAGCAACTGGTTAACAGGTGTTTCAACCCGTGGTAAAAGCCTAATCATTGATGGCAGCAAACTAAAAGCAATGAACCAAGGTTATTGCCGCTTAGTTGCTAAATACAAACAGGGCAAATCTGATTTTTATTGGGATGGAAACCTTGATAGAGTACAACGCAAACGCAATAATCAAATGCGTGACGCCATCAATAAAGCTGCCAGATTCATTGTCAATCAATGCTTAAACGACCGAATTGGAAATTTAGTATTGGTTGGAATGAAGGGCAGAAAAATGGCTCTGATATGGGCAAGCGCAATAATCAAAATTTCGTTGTTATTCCCACTGGGAGATTAATTGAAAGACTTAAACAACTGTGCCCAGAATACGGAATTATACTAACAGTAACCGAGGAAGCTAACACCAGTTTATGTCGTTTTTAAAGTCTACAACGTAGATAAGCAAGTGATTATACGCTGTTGTCATTTTCTACAACGTTGTTCATTCAGCATACTCCTCTATCATCTCTTCAACAATCGCCCTGGCAGAATAATAGTTCCCCGGTAGACCTGGAATGTTCTTAGCGTACCAGTCAACTGACCTACCACCTTCCAGGGCGAGCGGCAACCATTTTGATTAATGCCATTAAAGAACACCAAACAAAAGAACCCTTCGCCTGACAAAGGTAAAGGGAACTAAATGTAAATATTTTGAATGGCGTTTATCACTTTTTAAGTTTGAGCTTTTCTAAAAAATACTCAATCATTATTTTCTTTTAATTTGTTTTACCTTTTTTAATAACTTATGTCCTACATCATTTACCACCCAACAATTGGTTCCTCCACCAACAATTGCGCCTGCAATAGGAATTAACTCTGCTAATTTAATTCCGCCCCTAACACCAACTTTTACTCCTATTGCTTTAAGTATAGGTACTAGTAAGGTTTTGACTAAAGGTTTTAGAGCTATGTCTCTAGCTGTGGCATTCATTCCTATGTCTAAAAGTACAAAAGCTTTATCAGTAAGATTAGAATCTCCTGAAACACCAGCTAAATAAAAAAGCTTTCACTCTATCATCACTAGTGTCAAGACCGTAAATTTCTGCGAGTACACCACACATTTCTACAAGGTGATACATCAATGATGCGATATCTGTTGCTCCAGCAGCTACTGCACCTAAACCA contains:
- a CDS encoding FAD-binding oxidoreductase; this translates as MVNQHVTTITGEESVLEQAAVEAFKASLRGELLSSGDAGYDNARKVYNGMIDRHPRLIARCTDVADVINAVNFARENNLLLAVRGGGHNGAGLGICDDGLVIDLSRMKGIRVDPVARTVRVEGGCTLGDVDHATHAFGLAIPSGINSTTGVAGLTLGGGHGYLTRKYGLTIDNLLEADVVLADGRFVTANANENEDLIWAIRGGGGNFGIVTSFLFKAHPVSTVYAGPTLWHLDRATEVMRWYREFSINVQEDMYGFFAFLKVPPGPPFPEHLHTKTMCGVIWCYTGALEKVEEAFRPIRDFATPAFEHIGPMPYPALQSMFDSLYPAGLQWYWKGDFVKQLSDEAIALHVKYGSQLPSLLSTMHLYPIDGAANRVGNKDTAFSFREAKWSMVMAGIDPDPANAEKITTWAKEYWNALHPYTCGGAYVNFMMEEGQERVQATYRDNYERLVAIKNKYDPTNLFRVNQNIKPVTP
- a CDS encoding alpha/beta fold hydrolase, which produces MPYANNQGIRIHYQVQGDGPPLVLHHGITQSWEDWQEKSYTKALSRDYQLILLDARGHGASDKPHDPAAYALPLRVTDVTAVLDDLNIRQAHFFGYSMGGWIGFGMAKYAPERLHSLIIGGAHPYEESMQPFREPMSKGMEGLVSFAEAMFGQWLTPAGKTRLISNDLQALIALAQDRPSIEDVLPTMTMPCLLFSGDADFRYAEIQECAKHMPNVTFVSLPECDHFAAMAKSDLVLPHITKFLQAVSQS